From the genome of Primulina huaijiensis isolate GDHJ02 chromosome 11, ASM1229523v2, whole genome shotgun sequence:
attgaatttttatgttaacAAAAGTGTTGCACGACTGAGAGAGTGCATCTTTAGTCTTTAGAACAGAGAAtcgatttttttctttattcagCATGTACATATGTTGTGGTCAAATTGCATCAGTCGATGATGGTCAACCTTTTTtcgtacttaaaataaaatataaaaaaaaatttactcatTCTAGAACTTTGATTGtccctaaaaaaaaaaaaaaaaaatgtacgtGTCCAAAGCTGTAACTGAAGGTGGAATATCCAATTATCTTCTTTTCTCTCGTCGGAGAGGAAAAGAAATGGCAAATTTCACGCCTTGCAATTTCAGGACCTTCTCTGTGTCTGCATCAGTTAACGGTAAGAAGCGACAAACTTAATGTGAGTTTTGGGTGAATCTGTACTGCTGTGGGCGTCAAGACTCTCGTGGCTAGGAATTGAATTAATTCATTATATGTAGCAAATAGGATCTTGTCGTTGTATCTAGATTCTCCCTTCAATTACTTTTGCGATGTAGTTGTGTTGGATTCCTCTTGTATAAATCTGATGCATATTGGATTTTAGGATCTCCACCTGGTGCTCCTCAACTGGGTGGACCAGTGATCCTTGAACTTCCCTTGGATCTAATTCGGAGACCTCTCATGAGAACAAGAGCTAATGACCCACAAAAGGTGAAGGAACTTGTGCAAAGTATTGGTGAAATTGGGCTCCAAGTACCGGTAAGATTGACAAGCAAGTCTCTCTTTCCATGCCAATAAATCTGCTGCAATTTGGTGTTTTTGAGTCGTAGACTACTTCTAAAATTCCAATCTAGTTGTTTCTAACATTgttcatttgatttttaataacTATATTGTTGTGCATGAGTTGTCTCGCTAAGAAATGATTCCTTGCCAGCCGTCCACCATAGGTGTCCCCGCGGTTTTGCAACATTTCTTGTGAGTAGGAGCATAGTTGCACCTGATGTTTCTTGGTTCTTCGCAGAGCGTATAACCTTTCTATGCATATTTGTAGTAATACAATGTATAAATAGTTTAGTTGTCCAAAAATTGGTTCTGTATGTGTTAAAGTATCTCACCAAACCACTGTTAATTTTTCAGATTGATGTTCTGGAGGTTGATGGCAAATACTACGGTACAACACGCATCTTATATGATATATGCTTCTTTCGCCTGCACTGCTATTGTAAAATTTTATCCTTCTGTTTGTATCATCAGGTTTTTCTGGGTGCCACCGATTTGAAGCTCATCAGCAGCTAGGGTTGCCGACAATACGTTGCAAAGTACGCCGTGGGACAAAGGAAACTTTGAGGTTTTAATCTTCTGGTGTTCCTATATTCATTTAAAAGTTGTTCGTGATCTCCTGTGaatgaatatgatttatttcataattttttattcatctTTACGCTGTAGGCATCACCTTCGTTGACTCTACGACTCCCTTTTGACATCAAGCAGTAGCCTTTTCACCTTTAATTTCAACGTCATAAGTACAAA
Proteins encoded in this window:
- the LOC140988087 gene encoding sulfiredoxin, chloroplastic/mitochondrial isoform X2 — its product is MYVSKAVTEGGISNYLLFSRRRGKEMANFTPCNFRTFSVSASVNGSPPGAPQLGGPVILELPLDLIRRPLMRTRANDPQKVKELVQSIGEIGLQVPIDVLEVDGKYYGFSGCHRFEAHQQLGLPTIRCKVRRGTKETLRHHLR
- the LOC140988087 gene encoding sulfiredoxin, chloroplastic/mitochondrial isoform X1 — its product is MYVSKAVTEGGISNYLLFSRRRGKEMANFTPCNFRTFSVSASVNGSPPGAPQLGGPVILELPLDLIRRPLMRTRANDPQKVKELVQSIGEIGLQVPIDVLEVDGKYYGFSGCHRFEAHQQLGLPTIRCKVRRGTKETLSMMALASKFIQGINMVREEKKKNKNIKLQTTAI